Proteins encoded together in one Cicer arietinum cultivar CDC Frontier isolate Library 1 chromosome 4, Cicar.CDCFrontier_v2.0, whole genome shotgun sequence window:
- the LOC101500094 gene encoding uncharacterized protein: MMMSHHPRRMLPPGNTRKRKHSEADKPATPTSSNRLLAGYLAHEFLTKGTLFGEKFGPDSESLVGSGEQIRSQLYSRAEASESELTRPFVRKEQESYSEVASIMKTDGTHIKGIVNPTQLSRWIRM; encoded by the coding sequence ATGATGATGAGTCATCATCCCCGTAGGATGTTGCCACCTGGCAACACGAGAAAGCGCAAACACTCTGAAGCTGATAAGCCAGCTACGCCGACCTCTTCCAATCGGCTTCTAGCCGGCTACCTCGCTCACGAGTTCTTGACGAAAGGAACTCTGTTCGGAGAGAAGTTTGGTCCTGACTCTGAGTCACTGGTTGGCTCAGGTGAGCAAATAAGGAGCCAGCTGTACTCACGAGCCGAAGCTTCAGAATCGGAGTTGACTCGACCCTTTGTGAGAAAGGAACAGGAGAGTTACAGTGAGGTAGCAAGCATAATGAAGACGGATGGGACCCACATAAAGGGAATTGTAAACCCCACGCAGCTATCCCGGTGGAtccgtatgtaa
- the LOC101500423 gene encoding peroxisomal membrane protein PMP22 — MSDAVNDVWRKYLLQLQLHPLRTKAITSAVLGGFSDAVAQKIAGANKLQFRRLLLFMLYGFAYAGPFGHFLHKLMDKLFKGKKGNETVAKKVILEQITSSPWNNFFFMMYYGLVIEGRPWKIVMNKVQKDFPSVQLTAWKFWPIVGWLNYQYIPLQFRVLFHSLAASCWGIFLNLKARSVAIKKA, encoded by the exons ATGTCCGACGCAGTCAACGATGTTTGGAGAAAATATCTCCTTCAGCTTCAGCTTCATCCTCTCAGAACCaag GCAATTACTTCTGCAGTTCTAGGTGGTTTTAGTGATGCTGTGGCACAAAAGATTGCTGGGGCCAACAAACTTCAGTTCAGAAGATTGCTTCTTTTCATG CTCTACGGTTTTGCCTATGCAGGACCCTTTGGACATTTTCTGCATAAATTGATGGATAAACTTTTCAAGGGGAAGAAAGGCAATGAAACTGTTGCTAAGAAG GTGATTCTTGAACAAATAACTAGCTCACCATGGAACAACTTTTTCTTCATGATGTATTATGGCTTGGTTATAGAAG GAAGACCTTGGAAAATAGTCATGAACAAAGTCCAAAAGGACTTTCCTTCTGTCCAGTTGACTGCATGGAAG TTTTGGCCTATCGTTGGTTGGTTGAACTACCAGTATATACCTTTGCAGTTTCGCGTTTTGTTTCACAGTCTTGCTGCTTCATGCTG GGGAATCTTTCTGAATCTGAAAGCAAGATCAGTTGCTATCAAAAAGGCCTAG
- the LOC101503931 gene encoding cell number regulator 10-like yields the protein MNTFGPSSPPKWSAQLCDCGENPATCFITCCLPCITFGQIAEVVDEGSNSCVAQGCVYGLLMSITCHWLYSCLYREKLRAKFGLPAEPCCDCCVHFCCDFCALCQEHAELKARGFDPSKGWIGPPNAPPPQMPPTMFR from the exons ATGAACACCTTTGGTCCTTCTTCCCCACCTAAATGGTCAGCTCAATTATGTGACTGTGGAGAAAATCCTGCAACAT GTTTTATTACTTGCTGTTTACCATGTATCACCTTTGGCCAAATTGCAGAAGTTGTGGATGAAGGAAGTAATT CTTGTGTTGCACAAGGATGTGTGTACGGACTACTGATGTCAATTACGTGTCACTGGCTGTACTCATGTCTCTACAGAGAGAAATTAAGAGCCAAGTTTGGTTTACCAGCTGAACCTTGTTGTGACTGTTGTGTTCATTTCTGCTGTGATTTTTGTGCCTTATGCCAAGAACATGCTGAACTCAAAGCAAGAGGTTTTGACCCTTCCAAag GTTGGATTGGGCCACCGAATGCTCCTCCGCCTCAAATGCCTCCCACCATGTTTCGCTGA